GATCCGCGAGACCCCGCCCCTGGTCGCGGGCATCCGGTCCGAGTATCTGGCGGGCATGGTCACGGTGGGGAGCCGCCTGATCACCCTGATCCACCTGGAGAAGCTGCTGGACAGCTCCGAGCTCAGCCGCCGGACGGAGCTCGAGGATCTGGGCATGGCCGGGGCCCTGGCCATCGGCTCCGAGGACTTCGAGGAAGAGGCCGAAGCCGACGGTCGGCCCTTCGTAACCTTCCGCCTCGGCGTCGAATCCTTCGGCATCGCCCTCCAGCAGGTGGAGGAGATCGTCGAACTGCCCGCGGTCACCAAGGTCCCGGATGCGCCGGACTATGTCCTCGGGGTCATCTGCCTCCGGGATCAGGTCATGCCGCTGATCGACCTGTCCGAGATCCTGTCCATCCAGCAGGGGGACACCGAGCGCAAGCGCGACATGGTGGTGCTGCTTTCCTTCGGCTCCGCCCGGATCGGCGTGGTGGTGGACGAGATCCAGGAGATCCTCCGCGTGCAGGACGGCCAGACGCTGCCGCCGCCCCAGACCCTGTCCGAGGCCGAGCGGGAGCACCTGGAAGGCATCCTGCTGCTGCCGGGGCGCATGGTGAGCCTCATCAATGTCCTGAAGATCATCACGGGCGACGATCAGGAGAAGATCGCGGCCATGGGTCAGGGCCTCGGCCTCACCGACGCACGCGTCCAGGAATCGATTCCCAGCCTCGAGCTGGTGGTGTTCCGCCTCGGCCCCGAAAACTACGGCCTGCGACTGCATGAGGTCCGCGAAATCATCATGGTGGGCCAAGTCACCCCCGTGCCCCGGGCCCCCCAGTTCGTGGATGGCGTGCTGAACCTCCGGGGCGAGGTGATGCCCGTGGTGGATCTCCGCACGCGGTTCGGCCTGGAGCGCGTGGAGGCCACTTCCATCTCCCGGATCCTCATCACCAGCATCGGCGGGGTATTCACGGGCCTGGTGGTGGACGCGGTGGATGAAGTGCGGCCGGTGGAGCTGCACCGCTTCGGACCCCCGCCCTCCGTCACGGCCGTGGGCGCCAACCGCTACATCGAAAAGGTGGCGCGGCTCGACAACGGCATGATCTTCCTGCTCGAGCTGCAGCAGCTTCTGACGGACGCCGAGACCGAACAGCTCCAGGGACTCCAGGGGCGCCGGACCACGGCCAACAAGATGGGTGAGCCATGAGCGACTTCGCCCTCGACGATCCCAGCTTCTACGAGGATTTCCTCGTCGAGGCCCAGGAGCACTTCGAGCAGATCGAGACCAACTTCCTCGCCCTCGAGGAAGCCCCGGGCGACCTGGACCTGCTGAATGCCATCTTCCGCAGCGTGCACACCATCAAGGGCGCCGCCGGCTTCCTGGGCCTGCAGAAGGTCCAGGCCCTGGCCCATGTCGGCGAGAGCGTGCTGGACGACCTCCGCAAGTCCCGCATGGAGCTCAACGAGCGCGTGATGGAGCTGCTCTTCGAGACCGTGGACATGCTCAAGGTCCTGGTGGACGATGTCCGCATCCAGGTCCGGAAACAGGGCGAGCCCGAGGACCCCGATCCCAGCGAGCTCATCCGCAGCCTGGAAGTCATCCGCAAGGGCGGTGCTGCCGCGGCGGCCGTACCCCAGGCGGCGGCCCAGGGGAACCTGCATCTGCCCGCACTCCTGCAGGGGTTGGACGAGGTCGGGCGCAAGGCCGGCGAGGCCGCCCTGGCCGAAGGCAAGTCGGTGGTGGGCATCCACGCGGAACTGGACTCCGCCATCTACGGCACGGCCTTCAATCCCCTCTCCCTCTTCCAGATGGTGGAGCTGGTGGGCCGGCTGCTGTACCGGCAGATGATCCCCCGGGAGCCCCTGGTGGATCTCGACAGCTTCGAGCCCCGGAACTTCCACCTGGACCTGGTCATGGTCATCGAGGCGAGCGAACCCCTCGAGGAGATCCGCAAGGTCTTCGGGGCGGTGACCCATGCGGTGGTCACCATCCTTCCCCTGGAGCTGGGGGGCTCGGCCGAGGCCGCCGCCCCTGCCGCGGAGGATCGCCGCAAGACGGGCCGCCGCGCCGCGGACGACAAGGGCGCCTCCGACACCATCCGTGTGAGCCAGGCCAAGCTCGAGCACTTCATGAACATCGTGGCCGAGCTGATCATCAGCAAGACCATGATCAGCCACCTGGTGGAGCGCCTGGTGCCCCAGGTCAACGGCCATCCGGCCGCGGGCGTGGCCAAGGAACTGGCCCATGCCTCCGTCTACCTCGATCATGTGAGCAAGGAGATCCAGGCTTCCGTGCTGGGCATCCGCATGGTGCCGGTGAAGACCATCTTCTCCAAGTTCCCCCGCATGCTCCGGGATCTGGCCAAGGCCAGCGGCAAGAAGATCGACCTGCACATGACCGGTGAGGATACCGAGATCGACAAGAGCATCATCGAGGAGCTGGGCGATCCGATGATCCATCTCATCCGCAACAGCGCGGACCATGGCATCGAATCCCCGGAAGTCCGCGTGAAGTCCGGCAAGTCCGAGGTCGGCACGGTGATCCTGCGCGCCCGCCACGAGGGCGACAGCGTGGTGGTGGAGATCGAGGACGACGGCAAGGGCATCGATCCGGCCGTCATCCGCGCCAAGGCCGTGGAGAAGGGCCTGCTCAGCCAGGATCGGGCCGACGCCATGGCCGACGACGAGGTGATCGAGCTGATCTTCGCCCCCGGCTTCAGCACGGCCGCCAAGGTGACCGACATCTCGGGCCGGGGCGTGGGCATGGATGTGGTGCGCTCCAATGTCCGCAAGCTCAACGGCCGCGTTGGCGTCCGTTCCACCGTGGGCAAGGGCTCGATCTTCACCATCAAGCTGCCGCTCACCCTCGCCATCATCGACGCCCTGCTGGTGAAGAGCGGTGGCCAGGTCTTCGCCATCCCCGGCACGGCCGTGGAGGAGACCCTGATCGTTCCTCCCGAGAGCCTTTCCCACCTCACCAGCCGTCAGGCCATCAACCTGCGCGGCGAGGTGCTGGGCGTCTCCCGGCTCCGGACCCTGCTCCGCTCGACGACGGCCGCCGATGCCGCGGATGAGGATGGCCTCTCCGTGGTGGTGATCGCTTCCGCGGGGCGCCGCATGGGCATCATCGTGGATGCCTTCGTGCGCCGCCAGGAAGTCGTCATCAAGCCGCTGGCGCCGTACCTCGCCAGCCTGCCGGGCATCAGCGGCGCGTCCATCATGGGCGATGGCGGCGTCGTGCTGATCCTCGACCCTGCTGAACTCCTGCAGCTCGCCGTCCAGGAGGCCGTGTGAACCTGGGCGCCGCCCCTTCGCCCCCCGAGGCGCGGGCCCACGCCGAGGGCCACGAGACCGCCCAACAGCGGTTCATGACCTTCTTCCTGAATGACCGGGCCTACGGCCTGCCGCTGAACCATGTGGCGGAGATCTGCCCCTTCCGGGAGCTGAACAAGCTGCCCCACATGCCCCGGTCCGTGGAAGGCATCCTCGACCTGCGAGGCCGGGTGGTGCCGGTGGTCAACCTGCGCCTGCGCATGTCCCTCCCGCGTCTGGACGCCTCCAAGGTCGGCACCATCCTCGTGCTGGACCTGGAAGGCCAGCCCACCGGCCTGCTGGTGGATGCCGTGGATGCGGTCGTGAGCGTGCCTGCGGAGGATCTGGTCCCGGCCAGTCCGCTGCTGGCTGGCCTTGATGGCGCCTGGGTGTCGGGCTTCATCGTCCAGGGCGAGCGGGTCGTGACCCTGCTGGACGCGGCCCTGGTGGCCGCCCAGGGAACCGTCCGTGGCCAGGGCCGGCAGGGCCTGGCCACTCGGAACCTGGAGGAGCGGCTGGACGAGGATCTTCGCCGGCTCATCGCCTTGGCCCCCTCCAAGGAGCAGGGCGAACATCGCGTGCTGCCCCAGATCGAGTCCTCGGTCTCCTATACCGAGCAGGAGATGGCCAAGGTCCTGGATCGCGTGGAGGCCATGCTGGCGGGCGCGGACAAGGTCTTCCAGGGTCTCGCCTACCTCAAGCAGGAGGCGGGCATCGGCAAGCTGAAGGGCCACGAGCAGACCATCGCCGACCTGGAGCGGACCAACCAGGATCTTCAAGATGCGGTCTTCACCCTCATCCAGCAGGTCCAGTTCCAGGACATCGCCCGCCAGAAGCTGGAGCGGGTCATGGCGCACCTGAAGGGCATGCAAGTGGCGATCTCGGGGAAGTTCCGCTCCGACCGGAAGGACAAGTAGCCTCTCCAGCCCTGGAGCCGCTGCCCATCCCCGGGCACAATAGGGTTTTAGGCTCAGGAGCCCCCGTGACCAGCCAGCCCTTCACCGAAGTCCGATTCCTCGCCGGCCAGGTCGGCGAGACCGTCCGGCTGCGGGGCTGGGTCCGCAATGCCCGCACCAGCAAGACCCGCTTCATCGACCTGCGGGACGGTTCCGGCTTCGTCCAGTGCGTCGTCGGCGCCGCCGAGGCGGATCCCGAGAGCTATGACCTGGCCGGGAAGCTTACCCAGGAATCCGCCATCACTGTGACCGGCGTCGTGCAACTGCACCCCAAGACCGGCCAGCCTGAGCTGCTGGTGAAGTCCCTGGAGCTCATCGGCGGCAGCCAGGACTATCCCATCACCCCCAAGGAGCACGGCACCGAGTTCCTGATGGAGAACCGGCACCTCTGGCTGCGCAGCAAGCGCCAGTGGGCCATTCTCCGCATCCGCCACACCCTGGTGAAGGGCATCCGCGACTTCTTCGACGGCGACGGCTTCACCCTGCTGGACGCGCCCATCCTCACGCCCAGCGCCTGCGAGGGCACCAGCACGCTCTTTGGCACGGAATACTTCCACGAAGGCATGGCCTTCCTCAGCCAGTCGGGCCAGCTCTACCAGGAGCCGGGCATCGCAGCCTTCGGCAAGACCTACTGCTTCGGTCCCACCTTCCGGGCCGAGAAGAGCAAGACCCGCCGCCACCTCACGGAGTTCTGGATGGTGGAGCCCGAGGTGGCCTTCGCCCATCTGGACGATGTGATGGCCCTGGGCGAGCGCATGACCAAGTTCCTCATCCAGCGTGTGCTGGAGGGTCGCCAGGAGGAGCTTAAAATCCTGGAGCGCGACCTCGCGCCCCTGGAGACGGCCCTGAACACCACCTTCGACCGCATGACCTACACCGAGGCCGTGGAGAAGCTGAAGACCCTGGGCAGCGACATCCAGTGGGGCGAGGATTTCGGCAACGATGACGAGACCATCCTCATGAACGCCACCGACAAGCCCCTGTGGGTGCACCGCTTCCCCAAGGCCTTCAAGGCCTTCTACATGGAACCGGATCCCCTGGATCCCAAGCTGGCCCTGGGCGCCGACCTGCTGGCCCCCGAGGGCTACGGCGAGGTCATCGGCGGCGGTGAGCGCGCCTCCAGCCTCCAGTACCTCCTGGACCAGATCGACCACGAGGGCTTGAACCGCGCCGACTACGAGTGGTATCTGGATGTGCGCAAGTACGGCGGCGTCCCCCACGCGGGTTTCGGCATGGGCCTCGAACGCGCCGTGGCCTGGATCTGCAAGCTGCCGCATGTGCGCGAGACCATTCCGTACCCCCGCATGATGGGGACGCTCAGGCCATAGCACCCGGCCACGACACCGCGCCCCGCTTCGTCCCTCGCTGCATGTGCGCGAGACCATTCCGTGCCCCCGTATGATAGGGACGCTTCATCCGCAGCGCGCGGATTGGGCTGTTAACAACACTCGCTGAGAGAAGGCGGGATAACGAGGATTCGCGAAGGAAGGCCTCTCTGGGGCTGCTCTCCACATTCGCTGTTGTCTTTGCGTGCCTCTGTGAGTGTCGTGCCCTTTCGGCCGGCCGAACGGGCCCTCACAGCTGCATGACAACCCCGGGCAGCTTCTGGATCGCCTCCCGCAGCGGGGTCTCGGCCTTGTCGTGGGGCAGGGTGACCCAGAAGGTGTAGCTGATGAAGCTGCCCTTGCAGTTGGCGGTGTGCTGTTCGTCGCCCTCGGCCTGGGGGCCGAGGTGGGCGAGGATGAGCTCCATCACCATGTCGGGGCGCAGCTCTTCCTGGCGCCCGATGATCTTCATGGGAACGCGGACGGGGTAGGTGATCTCGGGGCGAGGGCAGGCATCCATGGCATCCATCTTACCGTTTGCTACGCTGGAGCGTCCGAGGTCCAGGGAGAGGGTGGGATTCCCGCACCCTTCCGCCTTGGCCGCCTTGGAGGGATGCCCGTGCTGGAACGGCTGAAGGACCTGGAAGCGCAGTCCCGGAAGCTGGACCCCGGCGCCGGGGAGCGCGCCCCGCTGTGGGAGGCCGCCCGGCAGTATGGCGAGACCTTCCTCCAGGCGCTTCCGGAGTCGCCCGCCTTCGTGCTGAAGGACCGGCCGGGGGCGGGCCTGGCTGGATTTCCCATTCCTGAGGCGGAGCGGCCCTTCTCGCAGGTGCTGGAGGCCTTGGCCGAGCATGTGGACGGCGTGGGGGCGAATGGGGCCTCGGGCCGGCATCTGGCTTTCATTCCGCCCTCATCGCTGTTCGCGGGCGCCCTGGGCGACCTGCTGGCGGCGATCACCAACCGGTACGCGGCCTACTTCTTCGCCGGGCCGGGCGCCGTGCGGATGGAAAACCAGGTGATCAGCTGGCTGGCCCACGAGGTGGGCCTCCCCGAGGGCAGCTCGGGCAACCTGGCCGCCGGCGGCAGCATGGCCCACCTGGTGGGCATCTGCACGGCCCGGGAAGCCGCGGGCCTGAAGGCCGCGGACTATCCGAAGGCCTGTGTGTACCTGTCGGATCAGGCCCACCACTGCATCGTGAAGGCGCTCCGGGTGGCGGGCATGGACGAGTCGCCCGTGCGGAGCATCCCCACGGACGCCGACTTCCGCCTGCGGCCCGAGGCCCTGGAAGCCGCGATCCAGGACGATCTTCGCGCCGGTCTCCGGCCTTGGCTGGTGGTGCCCACCGCCGGAACCACCAACACCGGGGCCGTGGATCCCCTGGAGGCCTGCGCCGACCTGGCGCAGCAGCATGGCCTGTGGATGCACACGGACGGGGCCTACGGGGCCTCGTTCGCCCTGACGGAGTCCGGCCAGGCCACGCTCCGCGGGCTGGAGCGCAGCGACAGTCTGGTGCTGGACCCGCACAAGGGGCTGTTCACGCCCCTGGGTCTCGGCATCGTGCTGGTGCGCCATCTGGATCCCCTGCGGAAGGCCCATGCCTTCCGGGCCGACTACCTGCCTTCCCCGCCCGAGGACCTGGAGGAGCTGAGCCCCTCCGAAACGACCCTGGAATTCAGCAAGCACGCCCGGGCTCTCCGGCTCTGGTTGCCCCTCCAGCTGCACGGCGCGGCGGCCTTCCGCGCGGCCCTCGACGAGAAGCTCCTGCTGGCCCGGTATGCCCATGCGCGGCTCCGGGAGATGCCGGGCGTGGACCCGGGGCCCGAACCCCAGCTGAGCGTCCTGGCCTTCCGCTTCCTGCCCGCCTCGGGAGAGGTGGATGCCTTTAACCAGGCCCTGCTGCAGCAGCTCACGGCGGAGGGCCGGATCTTCCTCAGCGGCACCCGGCTGAACGGCGCCTTCTACCTGCGCATGGCGATCCTGGCCGCCCGTACCCACCGCGAGCAGGTGGACGAGACCCTGGAGAGGCTCCAGGCGGCGGCAGCCGGACTGGCCTGACCCCGGCTTGTCCGAGCCCTAGTTGACCGGGCTCTACTTGACTTCGATCTCCCGCAGGTCCTTGCCCGGCTTGAAGCGAATGCTCTTGCCCTTGGGGATCTGGACGCTGGCGCCGGTCTTGATGTTCCGGCCCATGCCGCGCTTGCGGGGGCGGGGCTCGAAGACGCCGAAGCCGCGGATTTCGATGCGGTGGCCGTTGAGGAGGGCGTCCTTGAGGCGCTCGGTGAGCAGGTCCACCACCTGGAGGGCGGTGGCGCGGGAGCAGGGGTGAACCTTCATCAGCGAATTGGCGATGTCAATCTTGATCATCAGCGACCTCGGGCCAGGGATTGGGAGAGCCAGAATACGAGGAAGTGCGTCTAGCGTGCCAGGGTGATTTTCACATCGGTGGTTGGGGGCATGGCCATGGGCATCCCGGGAGCCGGGGTCTGGATGGTGGGGGGCATGGCCGCCGGGGCCTCGCGCCCCTGTCCCTGGGCGATGGACATGCCGCGCTCCATGTTCGACCGAGCCATGTCCGCCGTGGCCATGACGCCCTCGAGGCGGAGCTTGAACTCGCCGACATTGGTGGCCCGGAGCAGGGCCTCCTCCTCGGTGATGAGTCCCTGGCGCAATAGGAAATAGAGGCTCTGGTCGAAGGTCTGCATGCCGTACTGGGCCGTGCCGGAGGCGATGACATCCTTCAGCATCTTGGTCTTGTCCTTGTCCTCAATGCAGCTGCGCACGGTCTCGGTGGCCACCATGACCTCCACGGCGGGCACGCGGCCCTGGCCGTCGGCCCGGGGCACCAGGCGCTGGGAGATGACGCCCTTGAGCACCGCGGCCAGCTGGAGCCGGATCTGCTTCTGGTGGTGGGGCGGGAAGACGGAGATGACGCGGTTGATGGTCTCCGTGGCATCCAGGGTGTGCAGGGTGCTGAAGACCAGGTGGCCCGTCTCGGCGGCGTGCAGGGCCGTCTCGATGGTCTCCAGGTCGCGCATCTCGCCCACGAGGATCACATCGGGATCCTGGCGGAGGGCGGCGCGCAGGGCCGAGGAGAAGGTCCGGCAGTCGGCCTCGACCTCGCGCTGGTTCACGATGCTGAGGTTGTCCCGGTGCAGATACTCGATGGGGTCCTCGATGGTGAGGATGTGCTCGGTGCGGGTGGCGTTGATGAGGTCGATCATGGCCGCCAGGGTCGTGGACTTGCCCGAGCCCGTGGTGCCCGTCACCAGCACCAGGCCGCGCTGCTCCTCGCAGATGGTCTTCAGGACCTTGGGGAGCATCAAGTCGTCGATGGTGTAGATCTTCCGGGGGATGACGCGCAGCACCAGGCCCACGGTGCCCCGCTGGTTGAAGATGTTGCAGCGGAAGCGCCCCAGACTCGGCACGGAATAGGCGATGTCGAGGTCGAGGTTCTCCTTGAACTTCGCCTTCTGCTTGTCGCTGGCCATGATGGCGTAGGCCATGGCGATGGTGTCCTCCTGCACCAGCCGCTTGAACTGGGTCATGGGGGTGAGCTTGCCCCTAATGCGGGCGATGGGGTGGTTGCCGACCTTGAGGTGGAGGTCGCTCGCGCCCTGCTCGCAGACCACGGTGAGCAGTTCATTGATGTGCATGGCTTCTCCCGGGGAGGGTCCGCTTATCTTAGACCCCCTGCCGTCGAAAGGAAGGGGCTTGCAATCCATGCTCGGAAAACAGCGCGAGGTCTGGTAAAATCGAGGGTTCTGCCCGACCTTTGCCCGGGCCAACCAGGAAGTCTGATGACGCCTCTCGAAAAGATCCGCAACCTCGCCATCATCGCCCATGTCGAT
The window above is part of the Geothrix sp. genome. Proteins encoded here:
- a CDS encoding chemotaxis protein CheW translates to MAAETTQALLASELVPSGQLVTFTLDGVEFGLDIDRVQEITHRSDVTPVPGSPSFILGVINLRGLIIPVIDSRIRFHLASQEPTPKTRIIVLRLASGPTGLQVDSVAEVVRLEDHTIRETPPLVAGIRSEYLAGMVTVGSRLITLIHLEKLLDSSELSRRTELEDLGMAGALAIGSEDFEEEAEADGRPFVTFRLGVESFGIALQQVEEIVELPAVTKVPDAPDYVLGVICLRDQVMPLIDLSEILSIQQGDTERKRDMVVLLSFGSARIGVVVDEIQEILRVQDGQTLPPPQTLSEAEREHLEGILLLPGRMVSLINVLKIITGDDQEKIAAMGQGLGLTDARVQESIPSLELVVFRLGPENYGLRLHEVREIIMVGQVTPVPRAPQFVDGVLNLRGEVMPVVDLRTRFGLERVEATSISRILITSIGGVFTGLVVDAVDEVRPVELHRFGPPPSVTAVGANRYIEKVARLDNGMIFLLELQQLLTDAETEQLQGLQGRRTTANKMGEP
- a CDS encoding chemotaxis protein CheA, which encodes MSDFALDDPSFYEDFLVEAQEHFEQIETNFLALEEAPGDLDLLNAIFRSVHTIKGAAGFLGLQKVQALAHVGESVLDDLRKSRMELNERVMELLFETVDMLKVLVDDVRIQVRKQGEPEDPDPSELIRSLEVIRKGGAAAAAVPQAAAQGNLHLPALLQGLDEVGRKAGEAALAEGKSVVGIHAELDSAIYGTAFNPLSLFQMVELVGRLLYRQMIPREPLVDLDSFEPRNFHLDLVMVIEASEPLEEIRKVFGAVTHAVVTILPLELGGSAEAAAPAAEDRRKTGRRAADDKGASDTIRVSQAKLEHFMNIVAELIISKTMISHLVERLVPQVNGHPAAGVAKELAHASVYLDHVSKEIQASVLGIRMVPVKTIFSKFPRMLRDLAKASGKKIDLHMTGEDTEIDKSIIEELGDPMIHLIRNSADHGIESPEVRVKSGKSEVGTVILRARHEGDSVVVEIEDDGKGIDPAVIRAKAVEKGLLSQDRADAMADDEVIELIFAPGFSTAAKVTDISGRGVGMDVVRSNVRKLNGRVGVRSTVGKGSIFTIKLPLTLAIIDALLVKSGGQVFAIPGTAVEETLIVPPESLSHLTSRQAINLRGEVLGVSRLRTLLRSTTAADAADEDGLSVVVIASAGRRMGIIVDAFVRRQEVVIKPLAPYLASLPGISGASIMGDGGVVLILDPAELLQLAVQEAV
- a CDS encoding chemotaxis protein CheW encodes the protein MNLGAAPSPPEARAHAEGHETAQQRFMTFFLNDRAYGLPLNHVAEICPFRELNKLPHMPRSVEGILDLRGRVVPVVNLRLRMSLPRLDASKVGTILVLDLEGQPTGLLVDAVDAVVSVPAEDLVPASPLLAGLDGAWVSGFIVQGERVVTLLDAALVAAQGTVRGQGRQGLATRNLEERLDEDLRRLIALAPSKEQGEHRVLPQIESSVSYTEQEMAKVLDRVEAMLAGADKVFQGLAYLKQEAGIGKLKGHEQTIADLERTNQDLQDAVFTLIQQVQFQDIARQKLERVMAHLKGMQVAISGKFRSDRKDK
- the asnS gene encoding asparagine--tRNA ligase gives rise to the protein MTSQPFTEVRFLAGQVGETVRLRGWVRNARTSKTRFIDLRDGSGFVQCVVGAAEADPESYDLAGKLTQESAITVTGVVQLHPKTGQPELLVKSLELIGGSQDYPITPKEHGTEFLMENRHLWLRSKRQWAILRIRHTLVKGIRDFFDGDGFTLLDAPILTPSACEGTSTLFGTEYFHEGMAFLSQSGQLYQEPGIAAFGKTYCFGPTFRAEKSKTRRHLTEFWMVEPEVAFAHLDDVMALGERMTKFLIQRVLEGRQEELKILERDLAPLETALNTTFDRMTYTEAVEKLKTLGSDIQWGEDFGNDDETILMNATDKPLWVHRFPKAFKAFYMEPDPLDPKLALGADLLAPEGYGEVIGGGERASSLQYLLDQIDHEGLNRADYEWYLDVRKYGGVPHAGFGMGLERAVAWICKLPHVRETIPYPRMMGTLRP
- a CDS encoding DUF493 family protein gives rise to the protein MDACPRPEITYPVRVPMKIIGRQEELRPDMVMELILAHLGPQAEGDEQHTANCKGSFISYTFWVTLPHDKAETPLREAIQKLPGVVMQL
- a CDS encoding aminotransferase class V-fold PLP-dependent enzyme; the protein is MPVLERLKDLEAQSRKLDPGAGERAPLWEAARQYGETFLQALPESPAFVLKDRPGAGLAGFPIPEAERPFSQVLEALAEHVDGVGANGASGRHLAFIPPSSLFAGALGDLLAAITNRYAAYFFAGPGAVRMENQVISWLAHEVGLPEGSSGNLAAGGSMAHLVGICTAREAAGLKAADYPKACVYLSDQAHHCIVKALRVAGMDESPVRSIPTDADFRLRPEALEAAIQDDLRAGLRPWLVVPTAGTTNTGAVDPLEACADLAQQHGLWMHTDGAYGASFALTESGQATLRGLERSDSLVLDPHKGLFTPLGLGIVLVRHLDPLRKAHAFRADYLPSPPEDLEELSPSETTLEFSKHARALRLWLPLQLHGAAAFRAALDEKLLLARYAHARLREMPGVDPGPEPQLSVLAFRFLPASGEVDAFNQALLQQLTAEGRIFLSGTRLNGAFYLRMAILAARTHREQVDETLERLQAAAAGLA
- a CDS encoding HU family DNA-binding protein, which translates into the protein MIKIDIANSLMKVHPCSRATALQVVDLLTERLKDALLNGHRIEIRGFGVFEPRPRKRGMGRNIKTGASVQIPKGKSIRFKPGKDLREIEVK
- a CDS encoding type IV pilus twitching motility protein PilT; protein product: MHINELLTVVCEQGASDLHLKVGNHPIARIRGKLTPMTQFKRLVQEDTIAMAYAIMASDKQKAKFKENLDLDIAYSVPSLGRFRCNIFNQRGTVGLVLRVIPRKIYTIDDLMLPKVLKTICEEQRGLVLVTGTTGSGKSTTLAAMIDLINATRTEHILTIEDPIEYLHRDNLSIVNQREVEADCRTFSSALRAALRQDPDVILVGEMRDLETIETALHAAETGHLVFSTLHTLDATETINRVISVFPPHHQKQIRLQLAAVLKGVISQRLVPRADGQGRVPAVEVMVATETVRSCIEDKDKTKMLKDVIASGTAQYGMQTFDQSLYFLLRQGLITEEEALLRATNVGEFKLRLEGVMATADMARSNMERGMSIAQGQGREAPAAMPPTIQTPAPGMPMAMPPTTDVKITLAR